The proteins below are encoded in one region of Bremerella sp. P1:
- a CDS encoding DUF971 domain-containing protein, with the protein MTAQPTALALLPDGRLRIDWSDDTVRVYKPRELREASPDALTREKKSHEAEKPASQLTILSPAEMAPLTIKGMNPVGHYAYQIVFSDGHDSGIYRYEYLYELGEPLEV; encoded by the coding sequence ATGACAGCCCAACCCACTGCTCTTGCCTTGCTGCCTGATGGACGTCTGCGGATCGATTGGAGTGACGATACCGTCCGCGTTTACAAGCCACGCGAATTGCGAGAAGCGAGCCCAGACGCGCTGACGCGTGAGAAGAAATCGCACGAAGCCGAGAAACCGGCCAGCCAACTGACCATCTTGAGCCCAGCCGAGATGGCACCCCTTACCATCAAAGGCATGAATCCGGTCGGTCACTACGCATACCAAATCGTGTTTAGTGACGGCCACGATTCCGGCATCTACCGGTATGAATATCTCTACGAACTCGGCGAGCCGTTGGAAGTTTAA
- a CDS encoding tyrosine-type recombinase/integrase — protein sequence MATVTLYQPTVTKSGKKTKSKTWVMKWKQPNGKYAYETTKTRDKSVANQIRREKERQLALAPWGISTAKPTRIKWSEFSKAFLDGKKGRTRPLTIAAYKQSLDNFQKAMGDLWLDEVTIPVLQGFIGKRLESVVPPTVNKDLRSIRTAINWAVEQNHQVGTTKFKGLIVREDLKNPTVIDPSIRQAMLAALDKDDLVLKQRSKSWWRLYLLLLEELGARRCEIMAIPWKNWNRRKQTLTIPSDGSGNKARRERELPAVALHELLDSWFVESGKPKGSEPILPWTGKDIRAFYFDWDAIADAAGIPVDQRPTPQEYRSTCGTELVAAGVPTAEASRYLGHSTSVTTERYYLNAAQSLAGAAEKRRKFFGEAEEPKAGQGELAERLAKAEALNERLLGVLENLGGSTKEG from the coding sequence ATGGCGACCGTCACGCTCTACCAACCAACCGTTACCAAAAGCGGCAAGAAGACCAAAAGCAAAACCTGGGTCATGAAGTGGAAACAGCCAAACGGCAAATACGCCTACGAAACCACAAAGACCCGCGATAAGTCCGTGGCAAATCAAATCCGCCGTGAGAAGGAACGACAACTCGCCCTGGCACCCTGGGGCATCAGCACAGCCAAGCCAACCCGCATCAAATGGTCGGAATTCAGCAAAGCGTTCCTCGACGGCAAGAAAGGCAGAACACGACCGCTAACCATAGCAGCCTATAAGCAGAGCCTCGACAACTTCCAGAAAGCCATGGGCGACCTTTGGCTTGACGAGGTGACCATCCCGGTCCTTCAGGGCTTCATCGGCAAGCGACTCGAATCTGTGGTACCCCCAACCGTCAACAAGGATCTTCGCTCGATCAGAACTGCCATCAACTGGGCCGTCGAGCAGAACCATCAGGTCGGAACCACGAAGTTCAAAGGGCTGATCGTCCGCGAAGACCTCAAGAATCCAACCGTCATCGATCCCAGTATCCGACAAGCGATGCTCGCAGCATTGGACAAGGACGATCTCGTCCTGAAGCAACGCAGCAAATCCTGGTGGCGGCTGTATCTCCTCCTGTTGGAAGAACTCGGAGCACGACGCTGCGAAATCATGGCTATCCCCTGGAAGAACTGGAACCGCAGAAAGCAGACCCTGACGATCCCAAGCGATGGTAGCGGCAACAAAGCACGACGAGAACGCGAACTCCCTGCTGTCGCCCTTCACGAATTGTTGGACAGCTGGTTCGTGGAATCCGGGAAACCTAAGGGATCAGAGCCGATCTTGCCTTGGACTGGGAAGGATATTCGTGCTTTTTATTTCGACTGGGACGCGATTGCTGATGCTGCGGGGATTCCAGTAGATCAGCGGCCAACTCCCCAGGAGTATCGTTCGACCTGCGGCACAGAGCTTGTTGCCGCTGGTGTGCCGACTGCGGAGGCGAGCCGTTACCTTGGCCACTCCACCTCGGTGACGACGGAGCGATACTATCTGAACGCGGCTCAGTCGCTGGCCGGTGCTGCGGAGAAGCGGCGAAAGTTTTTCGGTGAGGCGGAGGAGCCGAAGGCTGGCCAGGGCGAGTTGGCTGAGCGACTGGCCAAGGCGGAGGCTCTGAATGAGCGTCTTCTGGGGGTGCTTGAGAACCTTGGAGGCTCCACGAAGGAGGGGTAG
- a CDS encoding helix-turn-helix transcriptional regulator, whose translation MADFLWMAPRKNELPIPEGFPKGKRLLDTKGVAAVLGVSIREIDRMIERGQLPVPKKLGTQRRWLEKDIIAFIDKL comes from the coding sequence ATGGCTGATTTTCTCTGGATGGCACCCCGCAAGAACGAACTCCCCATCCCCGAAGGCTTCCCAAAAGGCAAACGCTTACTCGACACCAAAGGCGTCGCAGCTGTACTCGGCGTGTCGATCCGAGAAATCGACCGAATGATCGAACGAGGCCAGCTGCCCGTGCCGAAGAAGCTCGGAACACAACGACGCTGGCTCGAAAAGGACATCATTGCCTTCATCGACAAGCTCTAG
- a CDS encoding helix-turn-helix domain-containing protein, which translates to MYVPIKRRCEPPQDFPDREILMDSEQVAAVLGVSIKTVRRMRKDGRLPPFKRIGRLYRWRKADILDYLESL; encoded by the coding sequence ATGTACGTGCCGATTAAGCGACGCTGTGAGCCTCCCCAGGATTTTCCTGACCGCGAAATCCTGATGGATTCTGAGCAGGTAGCTGCTGTGCTTGGTGTCTCGATCAAGACGGTTAGACGGATGCGTAAGGATGGGCGGCTCCCTCCGTTCAAGCGTATCGGTCGCCTGTACCGCTGGCGGAAGGCCGACATCCTCGACTACCTCGAATCCCTGTAA
- a CDS encoding IS3 family transposase (programmed frameshift): MIQHLREAEVLLSQDKTIAQACKAIGVTEQTYYRWRKEYGGVRTDQAKRLKELEKENARLKRLLADAELDKAILKEAAFGKLLSPDKRRRFVEHVRDTLGRERVSERRACRVLGQPRSTQRRVRWVPDDEPRLVREMIELAEQYGRYGYRRITEMLRRKGWQVNHKRIERLWRREGLKVPKRQPKRRRLWLNDGSCVRLRPSQRDEVWSYDFVHHRTHDGRAFRMLTLIDEYTRECLAIDVARQLTSEDVLERLSDLFVRRGVPDFIRSDNGSEFTATKVRDWLERVEVNTLYIEPGSPWENGYIESFNGKLRDELLDRELLDTLLEAKVLIERWRVEYNTVRPHSSLGYRPPAPEAILPGEAASATLQHLPLEESLKTTT; encoded by the exons ATCATTCAGCATCTCCGCGAAGCGGAGGTGCTTCTTTCGCAGGACAAGACAATTGCCCAGGCCTGCAAGGCCATCGGCGTCACAGAGCAGACGTACTACCGCTGGCGGAAGGAGTATGGTGGTGTTCGTACCGATCAGGCCAAGCGTTTGAAAGAGCTCGAGAAAGAGAACGCTCGCCTGAAGCGACTGCTGGCTGATGCCGAACTCGACAAGGCGATCCTGAAGGAGGCCGCTT TCGGGAAACTTCTGAGCCCGGACAAGCGACGGCGATTCGTCGAGCACGTGCGAGATACCTTGGGACGCGAGCGAGTCTCAGAACGGAGGGCCTGCCGGGTGCTGGGACAGCCTCGTTCCACGCAGCGCCGTGTTCGCTGGGTTCCCGATGACGAGCCTCGCCTGGTCCGGGAGATGATTGAACTTGCTGAACAGTACGGCCGTTATGGCTATCGGCGAATTACCGAGATGCTACGACGGAAAGGTTGGCAGGTGAACCATAAACGCATTGAACGCCTGTGGCGTCGTGAAGGCCTGAAAGTGCCGAAAAGGCAGCCTAAACGACGTCGCCTGTGGCTTAATGATGGTTCGTGTGTTCGCTTGCGGCCGAGTCAACGCGATGAGGTCTGGAGCTATGACTTCGTGCATCACCGAACGCACGATGGTCGAGCCTTCCGGATGCTGACACTGATCGATGAATACACACGTGAGTGCCTGGCGATCGACGTGGCCCGACAACTAACCAGTGAGGACGTCTTGGAGCGGCTTAGTGACCTGTTTGTTCGCCGAGGCGTGCCGGACTTCATCCGGAGCGACAACGGCTCAGAGTTCACCGCCACAAAGGTGCGTGACTGGCTGGAACGAGTCGAGGTGAACACCTTGTACATTGAACCAGGCAGCCCGTGGGAGAATGGCTATATCGAATCCTTCAACGGGAAGTTACGCGATGAACTGCTCGATCGAGAGCTCTTAGACACGCTCCTGGAGGCAAAAGTGTTGATCGAACGATGGCGCGTCGAGTACAACACGGTACGCCCGCACAGTTCGCTGGGGTACCGTCCACCGGCACCGGAGGCAATTCTTCCAGGGGAAGCTGCTTCCGCTACGCTCCAGCACCTTCCCCTGGAAGAATCCTTGAAAACTACAACTTAA
- a CDS encoding IS3 family transposase (programmed frameshift), whose amino-acid sequence MPRRRFTPEQIIQHLREAEVLLSQDKTIAQACKAIGVTEQTYYRWRKEYGGIRTDQAKRLKDLEKENARLKRLLADAELDKAILKEAAFGKLLSPDKRRRIVEHVRDALGRARVSERRACRVLGQPRSTQRRARWIPDDEPRLVREMIELAEQYGRYGYRRITEMLRRKGWQVNHKRIERLWRREGLKVPQRQPKRRRLWLNDGSCVRLRPSRRDEVWSYDFVHHRTHDGRAFRMLTLIDEYTRECLAIDVARQLTSEEVLERLSDLFVRRGVPDFIRSDNGSEFTATKVRDWLERVEVNTLYIEPGSPWENGYIESFNGKLRDELLDREIFDTLLEAKVLIERWRVEYNTVRPHSSLGYRPPAPEAILPGEGASATLQHLPLEEPLKTIT is encoded by the exons ATGCCTAGAAGACGATTCACGCCGGAGCAGATTATCCAGCATCTCCGCGAAGCAGAGGTGCTTCTTTCTCAGGACAAGACGATTGCCCAGGCCTGCAAGGCGATCGGCGTCACGGAGCAGACGTACTACCGTTGGCGGAAGGAGTACGGTGGCATTCGTACGGACCAAGCCAAGCGGTTAAAAGATCTGGAGAAAGAGAACGCTCGACTGAAGAGACTCCTGGCGGATGCCGAGCTTGACAAGGCGATCCTTAAGGAGGCCGCTT TCGGGAAACTTCTGAGCCCGGACAAGCGACGGCGAATCGTCGAGCACGTGCGAGACGCCTTGGGACGCGCGCGAGTCTCGGAACGGCGGGCTTGTCGCGTGCTTGGGCAGCCGCGTTCCACGCAGCGCCGTGCTCGCTGGATTCCCGATGACGAACCTCGCCTGGTCCGGGAGATGATTGAGCTGGCCGAACAGTACGGTCGCTACGGCTATCGGCGAATTACCGAGATGTTGCGACGGAAAGGTTGGCAGGTGAACCATAAACGCATCGAGCGACTATGGCGTCGTGAAGGGCTGAAAGTACCGCAAAGGCAGCCTAAACGACGTCGCCTGTGGTTGAACGATGGTTCGTGTGTTCGCCTGCGGCCAAGTCGTCGCGATGAGGTCTGGAGCTATGACTTCGTACATCACCGTACGCACGATGGCCGAGCCTTCCGGATGCTGACGCTGATCGATGAATATACACGCGAGTGCCTGGCGATCGACGTCGCCCGTCAGTTAACCAGCGAGGAAGTCTTGGAACGCCTCAGTGACCTGTTCGTTCGACGCGGCGTGCCTGACTTCATCCGGAGCGATAATGGCTCCGAGTTCACAGCTACAAAGGTCCGTGACTGGTTAGAGCGAGTCGAGGTGAACACCTTGTACATCGAGCCAGGCAGTCCCTGGGAGAATGGCTACATCGAATCATTCAACGGGAAGCTGCGAGATGAACTACTCGATCGAGAGATCTTCGACACGCTACTGGAGGCAAAAGTGTTGATCGAACGGTGGCGAGTCGAGTACAACACGGTACGCCCGCACAGTTCGCTGGGGTACCGCCCACCGGCACCGGAGGCAATTCTTCCAGGGGAAGGTGCTTCCGCTACGCTACAGCACCTTCCCCTGGAAGAACCCTTGAAGACTATCACTTAA